The following are encoded in a window of Psilocybe cubensis strain MGC-MH-2018 chromosome 4, whole genome shotgun sequence genomic DNA:
- a CDS encoding putative 5-methyltetrahydropteroyltriglutamate--homocysteine methyltransferase, translating into MVSSSVLGFPRIGANREIKKAVEAYWAGKISADDLTKVAADVKKASWTSVKAQGVDFVPSGEFSLYDHVLDHSAAFNVIPKRYVGLGLSPLDVYFAMGRGRQADGVDVPASEMKKWFDSNYHFVVPEFSEETNFKLNFNKAVEEFKEAQAAGVTTRPVVLGPISFLVLGKASKDAKPGFQPISLLPKLIPIYETLLADLKAAGAEWVQVDEPVLVLDAAATLESPFIATYAALAKVAPKILLTTYFSRLDSNVNIVAKLPVAGLHIDLDRAPGQLESVATTIKGTNIVLSLGLVSGRNIWKTDFAAAVKLGQKAIEILGQDRIIVATSSSLLHTPVTLANENKLTAEQKDWFSFALEKAGEVATIAAVLSGSQDSAIAAALEANKVSISKRREFESSSDDGVRKRVAAITPDQLERKSPFTERKKVQAKHLNLPKFPTTTIGSFPQTKEIRQARAKLGKGEITEAQYEEFIKKEIETVVRFQEKIGIDLLVHGEPERNDMVQYFGEQLQGFVFTQNAWVQSYGSRYVRPPIIVSDVSRPHPMTVKWSSYAQSLTNKPMKGMLTGPVTILNWSFPRADVSRELQSKQLALALRDEVVDLEKAGISAIQVDEPAIREGLPLRRSDWDEYLKWAVDSFKLATAGVTDQLQTHSHFCYSDFDDIFPSIQRLDADVISIEASKSDMKLLNTFKHYGYSNQIGPGVYDIHSPRVPGSQEIKDRLKSMLDILPDSLLFVNPDCGLKTRGWKETEASLVNLVEAAKWARENYA; encoded by the exons ATGGTTTCCTCTAGTGTTCTCGGTTTCCCTCGCATTG GTGCCAACCGTGAAATCAAGAAAGCTGTTGAAGCTTACTGGGCCGGGAAAATTTCTGCTGATGACCTCACCAAGGTCGCTGCTGACGTTAAAAAGGCCAGCTGGACCTCCGTCAAGGCCCAAGGTGTCGACTTCGTCCCCAG CGGCGAGTTCTCTCTTTACGACCACGTCCTTGATCACTCAGCCGCTTTCAACGTCATCCCCAAGCGTTATGTTGGACTTGGATTGTCTCCTCTCGATGTTTACTTTGCCATGGGTCGCGGACGCCAAGCCGATGGTGTCGATGTCCCCGCATCCGAGATGAAGAAATG GTTCGACTCAAATTATCATTTTGTCGTTCCTGAGTTCTCCGAGgaaacaaatttcaagttgAACTTCAACAAAGCTGTTGAAGAGTTCAAAGAAGCTCAGGCCGCAGGTGTCACCACTCGTCCTGTTGTCCTTGGCCCCATCTCCTTCCTCGTCCTTGGTAAAGCCAGCAAGGATGCGAAGCCTGGATTCCAACCAATCAGCCTTTTACCTAAACTCATTCCTATCTACGAAACCCTCCTTGCTGATCTCAAGGCCGCTGGTGCCGAGTGGGTTCAAGTCGATGAACCCGTCCTTGTTCTCGATGCCGCTGCAACTTTGGAATCCCCATTCATAGCCACCTATGCCGCTCTTGCCAAGGTTGCCCCTAAAATCCTCCTCACTACTTATTTCTCCCGCCTCGACAGCAATGTCAACATCGTTGCTAAGCTTCCCGTCGCTGGTCTTCACATTGACCTCGACAGGGCTCCCGGACAGCTTGAGTCTGTTGCTACTACCATCAAGGGTACAAACATCGTTTTGTCGCTTGGTCTCGTTTCTGGCCGTAACATCTGGAAGACAGACTTTGCCGCGGCTGTCAAACTTGGACAGAAGGCTATTGAAATCCTTGGCCAAGACCGTATCATCGTTGccacctcttcttctcttcttcacaCTCCCGTCACCCTCGCCAATGAGAACAAGCTCACTGCCGAGCAGAAGGATTGGTTCTCATTTGCCTTGGAGAAGGCTGGTGAGGTTGCTACCATCGCGGCCGTCCTCTCGGGATCCCAGGACTCTGCCATTGCTGCTGCTCTTGAAGCCAACAAAGTTTCCATTTCTAAGCGTCGCGAGTTTGAGAGTAGCTCTGATGACGGTGTTCGCAAGCGCGTCGCCGCCATTACTCCCGATCAATTAGAGCGTAAAAGCCCATTTACCGAACGAAAGAAAGTACAGGCTAAGCACCTTAACTTGCCCAAGttccccaccaccaccattgGATCTTTCCCT CAAACCAAAGAGATTCGCCAGGCTCGTGCTAAGCTTGGAAAGGGTGAAATCACCGAGGCGCAGTACGAAGAATTCATCAAAAAGGAAATCGAGACTGTCGTTCGATTCCAAGAGAAGATTGGCATTGACCTTTTGGTACATGGAGAGCCCGAGCGAAATGACATGGTTCAATATTTCGGTGAACAACTGCAAGGGTTTGTTTTTACTCAAAATGCCTGGGTTCAGAGCTACGGTTCTCG CTACGTCCGACCTCCCATCATCGTCTCCGACGTCAGCCGTCCCCACCCCATGACCGTCAAGTGGTCCAGCTACGCTCAGAGCTTGACCAACAAGCCCATGAAGGGCATGTTGACTGGTCCCGTCACCATCCTCAACTGGTCCTTCCCTCGTGCCGATGTTTCGAGAGAGTTGCAATCCAAGCAACTGGCCCTTGCTCTCCGCGACGAAGTTGTTGATCTCGAGAAGGCTGGTATCAGCGCAATCCAGGTCGATGAACCTGCCATCCGCGAAGGA TTGCCTCTTCGTCGCTCCGATTGGGATGAGTACCTTAAGTGGGCCGTTGACTCCTTCAAGCTTGCTACTGCTGGTGTTACCGATCAACTGCAAACCCACTCCCACTTCTGCTACTCTGACTTCGATGACATCTTCCCTTCTATCCAACGCCTTGATGCTGATGTCATCTCTATCGAAGCCTCTAAGAGTGACATGAAGCTCTTGAATACATTCAAGCACTATGGCTACTCTAACCAGATCGGTCCCGGTGTCTACGATATACACTCTCCACGTGTTCCTGGATCCCAGGAGATCAAGGACCGCCTCAAGTCCATGCTTGACATTCTTCCTGactccctcctcttcgtcaacCCTGATTGCGGTCTCAAGACCCGTGGTTGGAA
- a CDS encoding Negative regulator of sexual conjugation and meiosis: protein MARVAQSELMPDFTGRVLNGYHLLESLGSGAYGKVYRASDTTAKARFYAIKCLNKPAPGSHTELLQQREFANHKLVSGHPNVVAFHHHFNDDRFVYVVLDLCCGGDLFAAITERQIFQDNTELIRSAFLQLIDGVQYCHDLGIFHRDIKPENVLCSRDGTDVRLADFGLSIQSPVCSDFGCGSSYYMSPECIGKGITSGIYSTRHNDVWALGVILTNMITGRNPWRYATSDDECFSAFIHDNNFLRRVLPISEEINTLLKKIFTMNPLSRISLPALRAEILQIKEFFDYEHQETSRAQEDIKKTPSAEAGRPVVSKPAAERSIFSQHSRGSDECYIFPSPVVDHPYIAHARKVPSSFRDIDPVNNALGIFTIGDSVESRSEPSSGSSSGPESRGPITPAANAVEPSVAVPDIPEEEGLGEPVRLPSTTFLSKFRPISVKAKRSRGGDFFRSAIQRLRGLSTSKSA, encoded by the exons atgGCACGCGTTGCTCAATCCGAACTCATGCCCGACTTCACTGGTCGTGTCCTCAATGGCTATCATCTCCTCGAGTCTCTGGGATCCGGCGCGTATGGAAAGGTCTACCGTGCCTCCGACACTACCGCGAAGGCCAGGTTCTATGCGATCAAATGCTTGAACAAGCCTGCGCCCGGTTCCCACACCGAGTTGCTCCAACAACGAGAGTTTGCCAACCACAAGCTGGTCTCTGGGCATCCCAATGTCGTCGCTTTCCATCACCATTTCAACGACGACAGGTTCGTCTACGTCGTCTTGGATTTGTGCTGTGGAGGCGACTTGTTCGCGGCGATTACGGAGAGGCAGATCTTTCAAGACAACACCGAGCTTATCAGGAGTGCTTTCCTTCAACTCATAGATGGGGTCCAGTACTGCCATGACTTGGGTATTTTTCACCGAGACATAAAGCCTGAGAATGTCCTATGTTCTCGGGACGGCACGGATGTGCGCTTGGCCGATTTCGGACTGTCGATTCAAAGTCCAGTCTGTAGTGATTTCGGCTGTGGAAGTTCTTATTATATGAGCCCAG AATGTATTGGAAAAGGAATCACCTCCGGCATATATTCAACTCGACATAACGACGTTTGGGCACTAGGCGTCATTTTGACCAACATGATCACTGGACGCAACCCTTGGCGATATGCTACTTCTGACGACGAATGTTTTTCGGCATTCATTCACGACAATAACTTCCTTCGTCGTGTTTTGCCCATCTCAGAAGAGATCAACACGCttctgaagaagattttCACCATGAACCCGCTGAGCCGAATCTCCCTTCCAGCACTGCGCGCCGAAATCCTTCAGATCAAGGAATTCTTCGACTATGAGCATCAGGAGACATCCAGGGCACAGGAAGATATCAAGAAGACTCCATCTGCTGAGGCCGGTCGACCAGTTGTGTCTAAGCCTGCAGCGGAGAGATCTATCTTTTCCCAGCACTCTCGGGGTTCCGATGAGTGCTATATCTTCCCTAGTCCTGTCGTCGACCACCCATACATTGCTCATGCTCGGAAAgttccttcttcttttcgGGATATCGACCCTGTCAACAACGCGCTGGGTATCTTCACTATCGGCGATTCGGTGGAATCCCGTTCGGAACCATCATCGGGTTCTTCATCGGGTCCAGAGAGTAGAGGCCCCATCACACCGGCTGCAAATGCAGTAGAGCCTTCGGTTGCAGTGCCCGACATCCCGGAGGAAGAGGGGCTCGGAGAACCTGTACGACTTCCAAGTACCACATTCCTCAGCAAGTTCAGACCAATTAGCGTCAAAGCCAAACGATCTCGAGGAGGCGATTTCTTCCGTTCAGCCATTCAACGGCTCCGAGGATTGTCGACTTCCAAGAGTGCCTGA
- a CDS encoding putative D-xylulose reductase A has protein sequence MATDNPSFVLRAVEDVVYEQRPVPEIRENEVLVAVKKTGTYLISSSLIFLVHYLVHGRIGDFVVKEPMVLGHESAGVVSKVGSNVKTLKVGDRVAMEPGATCRNCDACKAGRYNLCTDIVFAATPPYDGTLGRFYRLPADLAYPLPDNVTLEDGAMMEPLAVGVHSVSNLGGFRASQSIAVFGCGPVGLLCMAVAKAIGASRIIAVDIVPARLEFAKAYAATDVYLPPKFEEGEARIDYSRRNANLMKETLGIEERGSKAIDLVIDASGAEVSIQTGFYIVKSGGTFVQVGMGNPHVTLDLGQLMTKELNYKGSFRYGPGDYPLAISFVAHGKIDLKPLVTHRYKFEDAVAAFKATRTGKSEDGKGVIKAIISGPDAED, from the exons ATGGCCACAGATAACCCCTCCTTTGTTCTTCGTGCCGTCGAGGATGTTGTCTATGAGCAGCGCCCCGTCCCAGAAA TCAGAGAAAATGAAGTTCTCGTGGCGGTGAAAAAAACAGGCACTTATCTTATCTCttcatctttgatttttctt GTCCATTACCTTGTCCATGGTCGTATTGGCGACTTCGTCGTCAAAGAACCAATG GTTCTTGGCCACGAATCTGCTGGAGTCGTTTCAAAAG TTGGCTCAAACGTCAAGACCCTCAAAGTAGGCGACAGAGTGGCCATGGAACCAGGTGCTACTTGCC GTAACTGCGATGCATGCAAAGCTGGTCGATACAAT CTATGCACCGACATTGTCTTTGCTGCCACTCCCCCATACGATGGAACTCTTGGACGTTTTTATCGCTTACCGGCTGATTTAGCTTACCCACTCCCAGACAACGTCACCCTTGAGGATGGTGCCATG ATGGAACCACTGGCAGTCGGCGTACATTCAGTTTCCAACCTTGGTGGATTCCGAGCAAGTCAATCCATTGCCGTATTCGGTTGTGGTCCGGTAGGACTTTTGTGCATGGCCGTCGCTAAAGCCATTGGTGCTTCAAGGATCATCGCCGTGGATATTGTTCCCGCCCGACTGGAATTTGCCAAAGCCTATGCCGCTACCGATGTATATCTCCCACCTAAATTCGAGGAAGGAGAGGCAAGAATCGACTATAGCAGGAGAAACGCCAACCTGATGAAAGAGACACTTGGAATTGAAGAGAGAGGATCCAAAGCCATTGATCTTGTCATTGATGCCAGTGGTGCAGAAGTCTCAATCCAAACAGGGTTTTACATTGTCAAGTCAGGTGGCACTTTTGTTCAA GTTGGAATGGGAAACCCACACGTAACTCTTGACCTTGGCCAGCTCATGACAAAGGAGCTCAACTATAAGGGCTCTTTCCGATATGGG CCCGGAGATTACCCTCTTGCTATTTCTTTCGTGGCTCATGGCAAGATTGATTTGAAACCCTTGGTGACTCACAG ATACAAATTTGAGGACGCAGTTGCAGCCTTCAAAGCAACGCGCACGGGGAAGAGCGAAGATGGCAAAGGTGTCATCAAGGCCATTATCTCTGGACCAGACGCTGAAGACTAA
- a CDS encoding Ribosome-releasing factor 2, mitochondrial: MVLRCHLQGIRQAIIYCVHRQYATTSVQHPSKLRNMALVAHIDSGKTTLTESILLKSSYLAASGTVDTGSTTTDYLPVERERGITVQSASIPVKWKDWTFNLIDTPGHADFGMEVESASRVVDGAVVLIDSVEGVEAQTRGVWRQLDRYGVGTRMIFLNKLDRPGASFKSSLKSLLKHRLHQNPIALTLPVASFNPQHYAEGEPGIQGLVDLVRWNVWKWDEEGQVSKYPLPRNITDLEKDSILPPSHPLSSHLVSARTQLLENLSMISESFMEILLNLPSDPSAYLQIDDDVVMKHLREASLGCHMLPVVCGAAAKHIGTELVMDYVGELLASPTDVSPQVWKSNTPVQLLAWKVNWDDKRGWMTFVRVYAGKLTRQTLLLNTNRNQKEKVSKLLLLYASEAKEVDELPFGSVGVILGLKYTRTGDTLVASGASESFRSTLRDITPPPAVISASVIPRSHADLQPVQNALESLTRTDPSLRVDIQEGQILVHGLGALHLEIVEGRLHDEWKVNFEFGRRYVSYREALGPREPSPNWNVWETDIGGKPVTLTAPLKIRALEPDEKGDPVWDGNIVIDEKGRPVPAPESMPGLPLTYAADGVLSALSNSPHSSLPMTRLHIQIGSLKNIGSKVPSLITGATATALRKRIRDAGFGPLLEPSVLLKISVGESNLGKVVKDLTERGGQLLDLEGGNSSNDGSEVEGYSEDGVYIPPDWLSPSGAPTSRVHSRGSHIKRSIQAIAPLSQFLDYSNRLRSLSEGHGTFEMSNAGFEEVNEERKLEILREIGRA, translated from the exons CGTCCGTTCAGCATCCTTCCAAACTGCGGAACATGGCTCTGGTAGCTCATATAG ACTCTGGTAAAACTACTCTTACGGAGTCCATTCTACTCAAATCATCGTATCTGGCGGCATCTGGAACCGTGGATACAGGAAGCACAACGACTGACTACCTTCCTGTCGAACGAGAAAGAGGCATCACAGTGCAATCCGCTAGCATTCCAGTCAAATGGAAAGATTGGACCTTCAATCTTATTGATACACCTGGACATGCTGACTTTGGAATGGAAGTAGAAAGTGCAAGCCGCGTCGTGGACGGTGCTGTTGTTCTCATTGACTCGGTGGAAGGAGTAGAGGCCCAGACTCGAGGGGTATGGCGTCAGCTCGACAG GTATGGCGTTGGGACTAGGATGATCTTTTTGAACAAATTGGATAGACCTGGTGCTTCATTCAAGTCCTCATTAAAGTCTCTCTTAAAGCATAGACTTCACCAAAATCCTATCGCACTTACGCTTCCGGTTGCTTCCTTCAACCCTCAGCACTATGCGGAAGGAGAGCCTGGAATCCAAGGTTTGGTTGACCTTGTTAGATGGAATGTCTGGAAATGGGACGAAGAAGGACAAGTATCAAAGTATCCTTTACCCCGGAATATCACCGACTTGGAAAAAGACAGCATTTTACCTCCTTCACATCCTCTATCCTCGCATTTGGTTTCAGCTAGGACTCAACTACTAGAAAATCTCTCCATGATCTCGGAGAGTTTCATGGAAATTCTACTCAACTTGCCCTCCGATCCATCTGCGTATCTCCAAATTGACGATGACGTTGTAATGAAGCATCTTCGTGAAGCATCACTTGGGTGCCATATGCTACCAGTTGTATGTGGTGCGGCAGCAAAGCACATAGGTACCGAGCTTGTTATGGATTATGTTGGGGAACTACTTGCAAGCCCAACGGATGTAAGCCCACAGGTTTGGAAATCTAATACACCCGTTCAGTTACTTGCCTGGAAAGTTAATTGGGATGACAAGAGAGGTTGGATGACATTCGTTCGTGTTTATGCGG GAAAGCTTACCCGACAAACACTTCTTTTGAACACTAATAGGAATCAGAAAGAAAAGGTCTCGAAATTGCTCTTACTCTACGCCTCAGAGGCCAAAGAGGTTGACGAACTTCCCTTTGGTTCAGTTGGAGTAATCCTGGGTTTAAAATATACGAGAACGGGTGATACATTGGTTGCATCAGGCGCATCAGAATCCTTTAGATCGACGTTACGCGATATCACTCCCCCTCCAGCAGTGATATCAGCCTCCGTCATCCCTCGTTCTCATGCGGACCTCCAACCCGTTCAAAACGCTCTGGAATCTTTAACGCGAACAGACCCTTCCCTTCGTGTCGATATTCAAGAAGGCCAAATACTTGTGCATGGCCTCGGTGCTCTTCATTTGGAAATTGTGGAGGGCCGATTGCACGATGAATGGAAAGTTAATTTTGAATTTGGCCGAAGATACGTTAGCTATCGAGAGGCATTGGGACCTCGGGAACCTTCGCCGAATTGGAACGTCTGGGAAACTGATATCGGTGGCAAGCCTGTTACTTTGACCGCCCCTCTTAAAATTCGCGCTTTGGAGCCTGACGAAAAGGGTGACCCTGTCTGGGACGGGAACATTGTAATTGATGAAAAGGGAAGACCTGTCCCAGCTCCCGAATCTATGCCTGGATTGCCTTTGACATATGCAGCGGATGGAGTGCTTAGCGCTTTGTCCAATTCTCCACATTCGTCTTTGCCAATGACGCGATTGCACATCCAAATCGGCAGCTTAAAAAACATCGGATCTAAAGTTCCGTCACTTATCACAGGAGCAACGGCTACCGCTCTTCGAAAACGTATTCGCGACGCAGGATTTGGTCCATTATTGGAACCATCAGTCTTGCTAAAAATTTCAGTCGGCGAAAGCAATTTAGGAAAAGTGGTCAAGGATTTGACTGAACGTGGTGGCCAATTATTGGACCTCGAAGGTGGAAATAGTTCAAATGATGGTTCCGAGGTGGAGGGCTATTCTGAGGATGGTGTATATATTCCGCCAGATTGGTTATCACCCTCTGGAGCGCCAACATCTCGAGTTCACAGTCGCGGCTCTCACATAAAGCGCTCCATACAGGCCATTGCGCCATTAAGCCAATTTCTCGATTACTCAAATCGGTTACGTTCCTTATCAGAAGGACACGGAACATTTGAAATGTCCAACGCCGGTTTCGAAGAAGTTAACGAAGAACGCAAACTCGAAATTCTCAGAGAGATCGGACGAGCATAG